GGTTGCTCCGGCCCGCGGCCCGCTTTGCGAGAGGATCGCGGGCGATGACCCGCTCGGCACGCCTGCTCGTGGCGCTCGCCCTCAACCTGGCACTCGTCGGCGGTCTCGCCTACGTCGGCGTCACGGCACACTCGCTCGGCGTCCTTGCGGCGGGAGTCGACTACCTCGCGGACGCGGCGGCGATCGGGGTCGCGGTCATCGCGATCCGGCTCACGGCGCGCTTCCCGAAGGCGAACGCGCTGGCTGCCGCGGTGAACGCGGGATGGCTGTTCGTGCTCAGCCTCCTCGTGATCGCGACCGGGATCGAGCGACTCGTCGCGCGCACCCCCGCCGTGCACGGCCTCCCGGTGCTCGTGATGAGCGCGCTCGCCGCGGTCGTGATGATCGGCGCGGTGCTCGTCCTCGGGGTCGACTTCGACGGTGACGACGACAGTGAC
This is a stretch of genomic DNA from Acidimicrobiales bacterium. It encodes these proteins:
- a CDS encoding cation transporter; the encoded protein is MTRSARLLVALALNLALVGGLAYVGVTAHSLGVLAAGVDYLADAAAIGVAVIAIRLTARFPKANALAAAVNAGWLFVLSLLVIATGIERLVARTPAVHGLPVLVMSALAAVVMIGAVLVLGVDFDGDDDSDEGLSHKAVLLDTAADAASALGVATAGAVILATGGFDWLDPAVALAIAAVVDWHAYALLREARSSLRGERRAFAP